TGCCTCTGCTGTTGCAATGTCAGCATCGCGCTTCACTTGTGCTATTCTAGGCTTTCCTAAAGAATCGAGGTATCCATTTTTATCACGGACATCCTTAATGGTAAATGAAACGATGACAAGACCCATTTTCGCGAGATCCTGAGAGGCCACTCGCTGTACTTCCTGAGAAAATTTTTCGCGGTTTTTGTAGATTTCCTCAACAGTCATCGAGCCTAGAATAGAACGGAGATGACCTTCTAAAACCTCACGGGCTTCCTGCTCTCGGTCTGTTTTTGATTTCCCGAGAAACTGTTCGGCAGCTGTTGCAATCTCCCCGATGGAACCCCCAATTTTAATAATTGCCGTACCATCTGCCATGACTGGAACACCCTGCTCGGTATAGACCTCAGGTGTGGAAACGTCAAGCTTGCTTGAAAGCAGGCTCAAAGGTTCTGCTTGCTGAAAGACAGGCAATACGAAGGTTCCGCCGCCGCGGACAATTTTAATTTTGTTGCTGTTTTCATCTGTATGAACGTTTTTGCTTCCCAGATAGCTTCCCGTTACAATGAGTGCTTCGTCTGGTCCTGCTGTCCGGTATTTCGTCACAAATACAGCAATTAAAGCAATTAGAATAAAAAATACGATACCTAAAACAATAATGATTGGCATGGTCATAGTGTGTCCCCCTTAAGTGATTCTTCGAATGGCTGATACGATGTAACAGATACGACGCTGTTTTTGCTTTCAATGACTAAAATCTTTGTTCCGCTTGGGATAGGGGTGTTATCAAAGCTTGCGGCAATTTTAGAAATAGAGCCGACACTGCTTGAGAGCAGCACTTCCCCGAATCCATTCACAGGAATGGACGTAATAACATGGCCTACGCGTCCCTTGAGTTCCGATTCATGATAAGAAAGGGATTCTTCCGCTGAGGATAGCGGCACTAATACAAAGATGTGAAGCAGGGTAACTAAAATTGCTGAGCTGAAAATGGAAATGAATACGGAAAGAAACGCTGAAAACAGAGCAGTCATTTCAAGAATGTATCCGCATGCAAAAAAGAAGGTCATAAATGCGAGGACAAGTGTCGGACTTAAAAACGGAATACCCCCGGTGATGCCTTCTACTGCATCTCCAAAAAAAACAAACAGCAAGGTCAAGCTTCCGGCAATGATTAGTCCGAATAAATAAATCGTCTCAATCGGGTAACCAAACATGAGTATCACCCTCTATCTTTTTCTTTTTTGGAAAATTTTCCTTGAATTGGGTCCCTCTTACTTATACGACCTAATAGGCGTAAAGTTTCATCTTTTTGGAAAAATTGAATAATTGCCATTTCTTTTTTCAATGATAGAATTTAAGAAAACGGCCGGCAGGTGAAATCAGCAATGAATGAAAAACTCGCAAAAGAAATTGTAGCAAGAACGATGTCCATTATTCCTTACAACGTCAATGTAATGGATAAGGACGGAATCTTAATAGGCTCAGGTGATCATACGAGGCTTGGGGATGAACATCATGGGGCGCTTGCGGTTCTGCAGACAGGTGAAAAAGTAGTGTTTACAGAGGAGGACAGCAGGAATTATCCAAGAACAAAGCAGGGAGTCAATTTGCCGATCTTTTTTCATCAGGAATTAATCGGCGTCATAGGCATAACAGGAGATCCAGAAGTTGTGGCTCCGTTTGGCGAGCTTGTAAAAATGGCAGCTGAGCTCACAATCGAACAAGCCTATTTATCGGATCAGATGCGATGGAATGAAACATTGAAGCAGGAAACGCTGATTCAGCTCCTCAAAGGAGAAAAGCAGCAAACAAAGGAGTTTACAGAACGGGCAGGTCGGTTGAATCTAAACCTCTTTGTTGAACGGCAGGCTGTTCTTTTTCACCTTCCCGAACAAATCTCTTTAAAACAAAGACAGCTATTTATAAGAGAATTGGAGCATAAATCAGGCGCGAATGATTTAATCGTATCGACTTCGGCTGCTGAAATTGTATGGTTAAAAGAAACCAAAACCCTACAACAATCTGTTTTTCCGGAAGAAATGAATGACATGCTGACACGAATGGAGCTTGGCATTTACGGTGCTCTCGGTTATCAGTATGACGGATTTTATGGTGTATCCATGTCTTATGAGAGCGCAAAAGAAACCTTGGATGCAGCAAAAAAACAATCCGCCCCGGATTTTTTCTATAAATATACGGACTGGGCTCTTTCCGTTTTGCTCCGAGATAAAAAAGATCAAAAAAAACATGCGCTGTTTAAACAGACTATGGATATTCTTCAGCAGTCAGACCGAAACGGGGAGCTGCTCCATACCTTAAGAGCATTCATTCAATTTGACGGGGACATGAATAAAACAGCTGAGGAGCTTTTTATCCACAGAAATACACTCAGGTACCGACTTGATAAAATAGAGGAGATAACTTCGTATAATCCGAGGAAGACGCTGGATTTGATGACCCTTTATGCGGCAATGCTGGTCACTTAGGTTGTGCATTTGCACAAGTGTGGCCGGTACTTGCTTTCTTTTTTTGTCAGCTGGAACAATGATTCCTCTTGTGGTAAGCGGTTACAATTATAGCGTTAGATTACTTATAAGGGGGAAAACCATTGGATATCCAAGTGAGTGCTTTCGGAGCGGTGTGCGCATTGATTGTTGCCATCTTTCTCATCTTAAAGAAAGTTCCTCCAGCATACGGCATGATGGCAGGGGCGCTGGCAGGGGGCCTGCTTGGCGGAGTCAATCTGACGGAGACCATTGAATTGATGATCACCGGCGCCAAGGATATCACACCGGCTGTTCTTAGAATTTTAGCAGCAGGAGTTCTTGCAGGCGTGCTGATTGAATCAGGTTCTGCTTCTGTGATAGCAGATACAATCATTAAGAAAATCAGCGAGAAGCGCTCACTCCTTGCACTTGTCATTGCGACGATGCTTTTAACAATGGTTGGTGTCTTTGTTGATGTAGCTGTTATTACGATTGCGCCAATTGCACTTGCCATTGCAAAAAGAGCCAAGCTCTCAAAGCCCGCTATTTTGCTTGCGATGATCGGAGGAGGGAAGGCGGGAAACATCATGTCGCCTAATCCAAATACGATTGCTGCAGCAGATGCATTTGACGTGCCGCTTACATCCGTGATGGCAGCAGGTTTGATTCCTGCCGTCTTTGGAGTGATAGTGACATATATTTTGGCTAAAAGAATGGTTTTAAAAGGTGAACAGGTGAGCGCAGAAGAAATTACGGCTCAAGATGGAGCCAATCTGCCTCCGTTTGCAGCAGCAATCAGCGGACCAGCAGCGGCCATCCTCTTGCTTTCACTCAGACCGGTATTTGACATTGCCATCGATCCCATTATTGCTTTGCCCCTTGGCGGTATTGTCGGAGCGATTGCGACTAAGAACTTCCTCCGGCTGACAGATTTTGCATCGTCTGGCCTTTTGAAAATGTCAGGTGTTGCGATCATGCTCATCGGAACAGGGACTCTTGCCGGAATTATTGCGAATTCAGGTCTTAAGGATGTTATTGTATCAGGTCTGAGTGCATCTGGCCTGCCAGCATATATTCTGGCTCCGGCATCAGGTATCTTAATGTCGATGGCAACTGCCTCGACAACAGCGGGTACAGCAGTAGCGAGCAGTGTCTTTGCTCCTGCTATTTTGGAAATAGGCATCTCCGGACTGGCAGGAGCAGCCATGGTTCATGCGGGGGCTACCGTACTTGACCATCTCCCGCACGGAAGCTTCTTTCATGCAACAGGAGGCAGTGTTTTTATGGGGATGAAAGAAAGAATGAAGCTGATCCCCTATGAATCTTTAGTAGGATTCACGCTTGCGGTAATCTCTACCTTAATATTTGGCGTATTTAAACTATTAGTATAGGAGCTGAGAGATTTGAAGATTGTTATAGCACCGGATTCATTTAAAGAAAGCATGACGGCGCTTGAGGTTTGCGAAGCGGCAGAACGCGGGTTAAGACGTTCACTTCCTGAAGTTCAGACGGTGAAAATTCCTATGGCTGACGGCGGAGAAGGAACGGTGCAGGCATTGGTCGATGCTACAAATGGAACGTTTACTTCTTTGACTGTAACAGGACCATTAGGGCTTCCTGTAGAAGCTGAATACGGGTGGCTTGGAGATCAGTTGACTGCTGTCATTGAAATGGCGTCCGCTTCAGGGCTTCATCTAGTCCCTCCCGAAAGAAGAAATCCATTAATGACGACAACTGCGGGGACTGGCGAGCTAATAAAAGATGCTGTGCAAAAAGGTGCGAAGCATATAATCATCGGAATTGGCGGAAGTGCAACGAATGACGGCGGCATGGGTATGGCTCAGGCACTGGGAGTGAAATTCCTTGATTCAGAGGGGGCAGAATTATCGTATGGCGGCGGTGCTTTATCAAAGCTTGCAAAGATTGATGCTTCTAAAATGATGAAAGAATTATCAGGTGTAACCATAGATGTTGCCTGTGATGTTGATAATCCATTGACAGGTCCGACTGGTGCTTCTGCCATATTTGGTCCGCAAAAAGGAGCAACAGATGAAACAGTTGCCGTATTAGACCGAAATCTCTCACATTATGCCTCTCTTATTCTAAAAGAGACAGGAAGGGATGTTGAAAAAATAGAAGGATCGGGTGCAGCAGGAGGACTGGGAGCGGGACTGCTAGCCTTTTTGAATGCCAATCTAAAGCGCGGTGTCGATATTGTCATTGAAACTGTAAAGCTTGAGCAGCATATGGCGGAAGCTGATCTCGTCATAACGGGCGAAGGCAGAATTGACGGACAAACCATTCACGGCAAAACGCCTGTCGGTGTATCTAAAACAGCCAAGAAGCTGAATATTCCAGTCATTGCGATTGCCGGGTCGATAGGGGATGGCTATGAAAAAGTGCATGAAGAGGGAATCAGTTCTGTGTTTTCCATCGTGCCTGGAATTGTATCATTGGAAGAGGCGCTGAATAGAGGCCCTCTTTATGTAGAGAACCTGATGTTTAATCTGGGACAGGTTTTAAATTTAAAAAGATGAGCAAAAAACCGGTATTCTAATACCGGTTTTTTGCTGGTATCGCAGACTTTTCATCCGGTGAAGCAGCAGGTTGTCTGTGCTTTTATTTTTCCCGGAAACGAACTCTGTCATATACTAAGCGAGATTAGACTCCATAGGTTTTTCATGAAGGATGTATGTGGTTGTTTAAATCGTTTACTGATGAAATCTTTCCGGTAATATAGTCCCCCCTTTAAAAGGAAGTGCAAATATGAAACTTGATAAATCCACAATTGAAAAAATCAACACGATCTCTTTAGTTGTTTTAGCTGTAAGTGTGGCTTATATTACTTATCGATTTCAAGATTTTATAGATGTACTTACAACCATAGGAAATAAATAAGAAAAGAGCGACTGCATCTAATTGGCAGTCGCTCTTGTTTTGATTTGGTTATCTTCTGGTGTAGCGGTGTAAATGTGCTATCACCAAAATTGATTACCTCTTGATTTAATGTATCGTTCTAAGAAGGCTTCGAAACTAAGATTTAAAGGTGAAAGGTCTATAAACTCCAAGATGTTAAGGTAATTTGGATCTCCTGCTTTTATCTTATCTATATCTAAATACAAATAGCAATCTTCCAATAGGTTTGCAATGGGAATCCCCAATTCATTAAACATCTCAATTTCTTGTAATTTCCTTATTTCGTCAAAAGTATAGATAGTAAGACCGCCACCTATTTTTTCTCCTTTTTCATCAGTAAGCTGAAAAATTCTTGCACCATTATGAAGTGATAAGAATGCCTTGTAGTCTTCAGGTAGTTTGATGTTGTTCTCTTTTTCAAAGATATCCACTTCATTTAAGTTGGTTGGAGAGTTGAAAGTACAAACGACAGTATAAACTTGACCTTCATAAGAAACTTTTAACTGCCCCTTATCATCCAGTAATTTTTTGAGACCAGTTAGGGTATTTTGTACGGAATGACTCAATTCAGTTTATCCTCCTCAACTTTATTAATAAGAAGTCCACCAAGGACTCACTGTTTTTAGATGCATTGTTGTCGGTAATGGGAACAGGTTGCCCATCGTATTGTTACCACCAAATCTCAGTGGTAACTCATGGTGTATTTGATGTGCTGTCCAATCCCATTTTGGGTTTCTAATGTACCACGTTTTATATTTGCCGGGAATTCCAGAGTCTCTCTTTGTTCTTTTCTCAACAGGCTCTACTTTAATATTAGCAATCGTTGGTGTCCACATATATGTCTTATTATGAGTGTTGTAGATAACTGGATAGATTGCCGCCTTTTTATTTGCTAAATAGGAAGCTGTTTGTCCCCTGTATAGATAGAACACGCGAAAATGCGACAAAATACACTATTTTTCTGCAATCATACAAATTTTTATTCTCTCTTTTCAAGATCATCCATATTTTGTAACATTAAAGGTGAGGAGATGAAAGCAACTTGAATATTTTATACATAGAAGATGATCTGGAAATCGGAAGCTGGGTGAAAAGTGAGCTTCTGCAAAAGGGATATTCCGTGGAATGGATAACCACCGGGCTGTCATTACAGGATGGCAAAAGGTATGATTTGCTCATCCTGGATGTTATGCTTCCAGGGCTTGACGGGTTTTCGTTAGGAAGAAGATTTAAAAAGAAAAACCCGGATACGCCAATTCTGATGCTGTCTGCAAGAACATCGATCGATGATAAGCTTGAGGGGCTTGAGTTCGCAGATGATTATCTGACTAAGCCTTTCCACCCCGAGGAACTTGTTAAAAGGGTTGAGGTGCAGCTGAGAAGATATCATAAACTGGAGTCTGAAAAAATGATTCTCAAGCATCTTGAAATCGATCAGGCGAACCGATTTATTCGGAATGCCGAGACCGGAGAAGAAATTATCTTAACAGGAAAGCAATATCATATTTTTACATGTTTCCTGCAGCATTTAAATCAAATTCTGACAAAAGAGCAGCTGTTTGAGCATGTATGGGGCGAGCCATTTTTAGACGGAGACAAGACATTGATGGTGCATATCCGCTATTTGCGCGAAAAAATTGAAAAGAATCCTTCTGAACCTGAAATCATTGAAACGGTCAGAGGAGTCGGCTACAGGGTGAGGGGATGAAATGGCGCAGATCGCTGCAATTTAAATACCTTTCTATTATTCTTGCAGCTGTGCTCTGTATCCCCATTTCTTTTTCTCTTGCTTCCGCCTTGGTTTATGTCCCTGGAGTTTTTCTTGAAAAAGAAACGGTGCATCCTTATGAGGGCTATAATGAACTCACCGAGATGTGGCATAAAGAGGCAGGTCAGCTTAAAGCTGCAAATGATATAGAAGTTGCAGAAAAGCTCCAATCTCTTCATAAAAAATATCCAGGCTCTCAGCTGTTTTGGGTAGATAAAGAAGGCAGAACAAGAGAGAGTTTCTCATATAAAGAGGAGCTCCCTGATATCTGGACGCCAAGTTATACAATCTCCTATATGAAAAACAGCTTTGATGCTGATCCATTTACAGTTGTCGCTTTTATAGGAGACGATAAAGATAAAGGGTTTATGGTGATCAGAGTGGACCGCATGATGCTCGAGCCTCCGATTCAAAGATTGGGGTATCAATATGACGCGATTTATTTTACCGTGCTCGCCGTGCTTATGCTCGCTTTTTTATTTCTATCATGGCTATTTTTCAAACGGCTCCATAAACGGATTCTTCGTCTTAAAGAAGCTATGAAGAGAAAAGATCATTCTGGGCTTCCTCTCCCTATTGCACTATCAAATAAGGATGAAATTGGAGAGCTTGAAGAAAGTTTTAATAACATGATAAAAGAACTCGAGGAAAGCAGAGAACGCGAGAAGAGGGAAGAGAAAATACGCAAGGACTTAATGGCAAGTCTCTCTCATGATCTTAGAACGCCGCTAACCACTATGCGTGCTCATCTTTTTAGTGTCAAAAAAGAGTCTGTCACAGAAGCAGGATTGGAGGCTGCCCGGGCAATCGATGAAAAAATAGATTTTATCAGTGCGCTGATTGATAATCTATTTTCTTATACGCTTCTGTCATCCGGAAAGTATCACTATCATCCTAAAGAAATTAATCTCAGCCGGTTTGTTCGAAAAAAGGCAGCGGAGTGGTACCCTGTCTTTGAACAACATAGGTTTGAGGCGGAGATCGATCTTGAGCCGGATACAATCATCTGGTTTGCAGATCCTGAATGGCTTGAGAGAATCCTGGATAATCTGCTCCAGAACATCATTCGCCATGCAGATGAAGGCAAGTATGTAGGCATAACTGTCCGCCAAACGGAATTCGGACAGTATATTATGATTCGAGACAGGGGAAATGGCTTCCGTCAGGACAGCGGCAATAAAGGAGCGGGCATCGGACTGACAATCGTTGAGATGATGACAAAAAAAATGAATCTCACATTCAGAATTGATTCGGACAGCAGCGGAACTGTTATCTCCATATTGAAAGAAACATAAACGTCGTTCAGGCGTTTTTTTTTTGTGACCAGCGAGTATAACTTCAGGTTTTAACTTAATTTTTTAAGCAATCACCCCTTATTTTGAATGGAGTTCTTTTCTTTTTGCCGGTGCTGAACAGCCGGTTCCGATTTTCTTAATTTTAAACAAAATTTAACCCGAATCATCACCGCGTTTTAACTCTCATCTTTTAATCTGATGAAGAGGTGATAATAAATGGCGGAATTGATGATTTTAACCACAAATCTAACAAAGGTTATTAAGAAAAAAACCATTGTGGACAGTTTGGATATGAAGATTGAAAAAGGGGAGATATATGGCTTCTTAGGGCCGAATGGAGCGGGAAAAACTACAACTATTAAAATGCTTCTTGGACTTATGAAACCAACTGGAGGAACAATCGAGCTTTTTGGAAAGAATGCAGCTGACCATCAGCTTGAATCGTTGCGGAAAATGGGGTCTCTCGTTGAGTCCCCTTCTTATTACGGACATTTAACCGCACGTGAGAATTTAGAGACAATCAGGAAAATTCTGCAGGTGCAAAAAAGCCGAATCGATGAAGTGCTGTCCATAGTCAGATTGACGAATGACAGTAATCGACCAGTAAAAGGGTTTTCTTTAGGGATGAAGCAGCGTCTTGGAATTGCGTCCGCCATCCTTGGAAATCCTGAGCTTCTTATTTTGGATGAACCGACAAACGGTCTGGATCCTTCAGGTATTCATGAAATGCGGGATCTTATTAAGAGGCTGCCGAGAGAATACGGAATGACCGTTTTAATCTCCAGTCATTTACTAAGTGAAATCGATCAAATGGCAACAAAAGTAGGAATTATTTCTAAAGGAAAGATGATTTTTCAGGATTCGATCAGCAAGCTGAAAAGCAAAGCGAAGGAACAGGTGATCATCAGGACGGGAAATTCGGTCAAGGCAGCATCTTTGCTGCTTTCAAATGGGCAAACGGCAGAGCAAAGCGGAAAATCTGTTATTTTGCGTGATATGACAGATAGCAGAATCGCCCAAGTGATTGCCTTATTAGTTAAGTCAGGAATTGAGGTCTACAGGGTCGAAGAGAAACGGAAATCGCTGGAAGAGATCTTTTTGGATTTAACAGGCGAAGGAGGGAACGTTCATGATGTCCATTCTAAAAGCCGATCTTCTTAAAGTGAAACGAAAATGGTTCTGGCTCTTGGTTTTTCTGGGACCTTTTGGTGTCATTGCCCTCCAGCTGGTGAATTACGGGGTTCGCTATGACTACTTGATGCAGCAGGAGCCGGATGTTTGGGCGGGACTTCTTGATAATATTAACATGTTTGTTGCGCCAGCGCTTCTGCTGGGAATGACCATTCTCGCTTCGCAGATTGCCGCAATCGAACATCAGCAAAGTTCCTGGAAGCAGCTGCTCAGCCTGCCAGTTCAAAGAGGGTATGTGTTTCTGTCAAAATTAGCGGTTGCAGCGATCATGATTTTTATTTCCTCTACCTTGTTGTTTATTGGAACTGTGTTTTTTGGTATAGGATTACACTTCGGATTGGATATTCCATTCCTTGCAGTTATTAAAAATAGCTATTATCCTTTTTTTGCGGGAATTCCTATTTTATGTCTGCAAGTATGGCTGTCTGTTGTGATGCAGAATCAGGCATTTCCGCTCGCTGCAGGCGTCTTTGGTGCCGTCTTTTCAATGACGGCAGCATTTGCTGCACCGGACTGGATTCCGTGGAAATGGCCATTGCTTGTCGGAGAGCATGATCCAATTTGGTACGCTGTGGCAGGAATGATTACAGGGTCCGTTAT
The window above is part of the Metabacillus dongyingensis genome. Proteins encoded here:
- a CDS encoding NfeD family protein, which codes for MFGYPIETIYLFGLIIAGSLTLLFVFFGDAVEGITGGIPFLSPTLVLAFMTFFFACGYILEMTALFSAFLSVFISIFSSAILVTLLHIFVLVPLSSAEESLSYHESELKGRVGHVITSIPVNGFGEVLLSSSVGSISKIAASFDNTPIPSGTKILVIESKNSVVSVTSYQPFEESLKGDTL
- a CDS encoding ABC transporter ATP-binding protein; this encodes MAELMILTTNLTKVIKKKTIVDSLDMKIEKGEIYGFLGPNGAGKTTTIKMLLGLMKPTGGTIELFGKNAADHQLESLRKMGSLVESPSYYGHLTARENLETIRKILQVQKSRIDEVLSIVRLTNDSNRPVKGFSLGMKQRLGIASAILGNPELLILDEPTNGLDPSGIHEMRDLIKRLPREYGMTVLISSHLLSEIDQMATKVGIISKGKMIFQDSISKLKSKAKEQVIIRTGNSVKAASLLLSNGQTAEQSGKSVILRDMTDSRIAQVIALLVKSGIEVYRVEEKRKSLEEIFLDLTGEGGNVHDVHSKSRSS
- a CDS encoding GntP family permease translates to MDIQVSAFGAVCALIVAIFLILKKVPPAYGMMAGALAGGLLGGVNLTETIELMITGAKDITPAVLRILAAGVLAGVLIESGSASVIADTIIKKISEKRSLLALVIATMLLTMVGVFVDVAVITIAPIALAIAKRAKLSKPAILLAMIGGGKAGNIMSPNPNTIAAADAFDVPLTSVMAAGLIPAVFGVIVTYILAKRMVLKGEQVSAEEITAQDGANLPPFAAAISGPAAAILLLSLRPVFDIAIDPIIALPLGGIVGAIATKNFLRLTDFASSGLLKMSGVAIMLIGTGTLAGIIANSGLKDVIVSGLSASGLPAYILAPASGILMSMATASTTAGTAVASSVFAPAILEIGISGLAGAAMVHAGATVLDHLPHGSFFHATGGSVFMGMKERMKLIPYESLVGFTLAVISTLIFGVFKLLV
- a CDS encoding HAMP domain-containing sensor histidine kinase, encoding MKWRRSLQFKYLSIILAAVLCIPISFSLASALVYVPGVFLEKETVHPYEGYNELTEMWHKEAGQLKAANDIEVAEKLQSLHKKYPGSQLFWVDKEGRTRESFSYKEELPDIWTPSYTISYMKNSFDADPFTVVAFIGDDKDKGFMVIRVDRMMLEPPIQRLGYQYDAIYFTVLAVLMLAFLFLSWLFFKRLHKRILRLKEAMKRKDHSGLPLPIALSNKDEIGELEESFNNMIKELEESREREKREEKIRKDLMASLSHDLRTPLTTMRAHLFSVKKESVTEAGLEAARAIDEKIDFISALIDNLFSYTLLSSGKYHYHPKEINLSRFVRKKAAEWYPVFEQHRFEAEIDLEPDTIIWFADPEWLERILDNLLQNIIRHADEGKYVGITVRQTEFGQYIMIRDRGNGFRQDSGNKGAGIGLTIVEMMTKKMNLTFRIDSDSSGTVISILKET
- a CDS encoding response regulator transcription factor, giving the protein MNILYIEDDLEIGSWVKSELLQKGYSVEWITTGLSLQDGKRYDLLILDVMLPGLDGFSLGRRFKKKNPDTPILMLSARTSIDDKLEGLEFADDYLTKPFHPEELVKRVEVQLRRYHKLESEKMILKHLEIDQANRFIRNAETGEEIILTGKQYHIFTCFLQHLNQILTKEQLFEHVWGEPFLDGDKTLMVHIRYLREKIEKNPSEPEIIETVRGVGYRVRG
- a CDS encoding SMI1/KNR4 family protein; the protein is MSHSVQNTLTGLKKLLDDKGQLKVSYEGQVYTVVCTFNSPTNLNEVDIFEKENNIKLPEDYKAFLSLHNGARIFQLTDEKGEKIGGGLTIYTFDEIRKLQEIEMFNELGIPIANLLEDCYLYLDIDKIKAGDPNYLNILEFIDLSPLNLSFEAFLERYIKSRGNQFW
- a CDS encoding CdaR family transcriptional regulator; this encodes MNEKLAKEIVARTMSIIPYNVNVMDKDGILIGSGDHTRLGDEHHGALAVLQTGEKVVFTEEDSRNYPRTKQGVNLPIFFHQELIGVIGITGDPEVVAPFGELVKMAAELTIEQAYLSDQMRWNETLKQETLIQLLKGEKQQTKEFTERAGRLNLNLFVERQAVLFHLPEQISLKQRQLFIRELEHKSGANDLIVSTSAAEIVWLKETKTLQQSVFPEEMNDMLTRMELGIYGALGYQYDGFYGVSMSYESAKETLDAAKKQSAPDFFYKYTDWALSVLLRDKKDQKKHALFKQTMDILQQSDRNGELLHTLRAFIQFDGDMNKTAEELFIHRNTLRYRLDKIEEITSYNPRKTLDLMTLYAAMLVT
- a CDS encoding glycerate kinase, which encodes MKIVIAPDSFKESMTALEVCEAAERGLRRSLPEVQTVKIPMADGGEGTVQALVDATNGTFTSLTVTGPLGLPVEAEYGWLGDQLTAVIEMASASGLHLVPPERRNPLMTTTAGTGELIKDAVQKGAKHIIIGIGGSATNDGGMGMAQALGVKFLDSEGAELSYGGGALSKLAKIDASKMMKELSGVTIDVACDVDNPLTGPTGASAIFGPQKGATDETVAVLDRNLSHYASLILKETGRDVEKIEGSGAAGGLGAGLLAFLNANLKRGVDIVIETVKLEQHMAEADLVITGEGRIDGQTIHGKTPVGVSKTAKKLNIPVIAIAGSIGDGYEKVHEEGISSVFSIVPGIVSLEEALNRGPLYVENLMFNLGQVLNLKR
- a CDS encoding ABC transporter permease; this translates as MMSILKADLLKVKRKWFWLLVFLGPFGVIALQLVNYGVRYDYLMQQEPDVWAGLLDNINMFVAPALLLGMTILASQIAAIEHQQSSWKQLLSLPVQRGYVFLSKLAVAAIMIFISSTLLFIGTVFFGIGLHFGLDIPFLAVIKNSYYPFFAGIPILCLQVWLSVVMQNQAFPLAAGVFGAVFSMTAAFAAPDWIPWKWPLLVGEHDPIWYAVAGMITGSVILIAGLMDFVRREVLT